Proteins encoded within one genomic window of Micromonospora halotolerans:
- a CDS encoding CAP domain-containing protein yields the protein MYRWTDPIDPDGVSRRPEPPTDEGPAWLTDRPEPRSSYLFGDEPGQPGPTRSETPTGAWPADTPATPWRDDHTPERTGHLPAAGAGAHGWADAGRYADDSTGYPPAAESPAYGPAAHPGAPMSPYEPAPGWHPEQRPAAAWQPAADERPTAAWQPTAAWQPAAAWQPATDAADEDTGRHRRRRRLPRPLLIGGAAAAATLVVSLGVGALVLPGGDQPTERTAADAPVAAAPLASEGTEAAPGDALAPESTSPSAAPTSARPTPTKKATPKPSRTTAPSRQLSRSPAPRTTGATTASAKGLSAELREVVDLVNQERAKAGCKALTVDDKLTLAAQRHSQDQADHKTMSHDGSDGSDVGDRLDRVGYAWRSYGENVAWNQQSPAAVMDAWMNSPGHRANILNCSFTEIGVGVARSNGPYWTQDFGTPR from the coding sequence GTGTACCGCTGGACCGACCCGATCGACCCGGACGGCGTCTCCCGACGCCCCGAGCCACCGACCGACGAAGGGCCGGCCTGGCTCACCGACCGGCCCGAACCGCGGTCGTCCTACCTCTTCGGGGACGAGCCGGGGCAGCCCGGCCCGACCCGGTCCGAGACGCCGACCGGCGCCTGGCCGGCCGACACCCCGGCCACACCGTGGCGGGACGACCACACTCCCGAGCGCACCGGCCACCTCCCCGCGGCCGGCGCCGGGGCGCACGGGTGGGCCGACGCCGGGCGGTACGCCGACGACTCGACCGGGTACCCCCCGGCCGCCGAGTCCCCGGCGTACGGCCCGGCGGCCCACCCGGGCGCCCCGATGTCCCCCTACGAGCCGGCACCCGGCTGGCACCCCGAGCAGCGGCCCGCCGCCGCCTGGCAGCCGGCCGCCGACGAGCGGCCCACCGCCGCGTGGCAGCCCACCGCCGCGTGGCAGCCCGCCGCCGCCTGGCAGCCGGCCACCGACGCCGCGGACGAGGACACCGGCCGGCACCGGCGGCGCCGCCGCCTGCCGCGTCCCCTCCTGATCGGTGGGGCCGCCGCCGCGGCGACCCTCGTGGTGAGCCTCGGCGTGGGCGCCCTGGTGCTGCCCGGCGGCGACCAGCCGACCGAGCGGACCGCTGCCGACGCCCCGGTGGCCGCCGCCCCGCTCGCCTCCGAGGGCACCGAGGCGGCCCCGGGCGACGCGCTCGCGCCGGAGTCGACCAGCCCGAGCGCCGCGCCGACCAGCGCCCGGCCGACCCCGACGAAGAAGGCGACCCCGAAGCCGAGCCGGACCACCGCCCCGTCCCGGCAGCTGTCGCGCAGCCCCGCACCGCGCACCACGGGCGCCACGACGGCCTCGGCCAAGGGGCTCAGCGCCGAGCTGCGGGAGGTCGTCGACCTGGTCAACCAGGAGCGGGCCAAGGCCGGCTGCAAGGCGCTGACCGTCGACGACAAGCTGACGCTCGCCGCCCAGCGGCACAGCCAGGACCAGGCCGACCACAAGACCATGTCGCACGACGGGAGCGACGGCAGCGACGTGGGCGACCGGCTCGACCGGGTCGGCTACGCCTGGCGGTCGTACGGCGAGAACGTCGCCTGGAACCAGCAGAGCCCCGCCGCGGTGATGGACGCCTGGATGAACTCCCCGGGGCACCGGGCCAACATCCTGAACTGCTCGTTCACCGAGATCGGCGTGGGCGTGGCGCGGAGCAACGGGCCGTACTGGACGCAGGACTTCGGTACCCCGCGCTGA
- a CDS encoding GNAT family N-acetyltransferase — protein MLRGNKVGLRARHEDDIPTLRAELYDDVVNASRSEGGPWRPITPGSKDPRLVVDDTAQGHVPFSVVELAGGTLVGTATLWGIDTHNRSAHIGLGLLPSARGKGYGTDVVAVLCHYGFVVRGLQRLQIETLADNTAMLRSAERNGFVREGVLRCAAWVLGEFLDEVLLGLLARDWKPDAAA, from the coding sequence ATGCTGAGGGGCAACAAGGTCGGGCTCAGGGCCCGGCACGAGGACGACATCCCGACCCTGCGCGCCGAGCTCTACGACGACGTGGTCAACGCTTCGCGGTCCGAGGGTGGGCCGTGGCGACCGATCACCCCCGGCTCGAAGGACCCGCGGCTCGTGGTGGACGACACGGCGCAGGGGCACGTCCCGTTCTCCGTGGTGGAGCTGGCCGGCGGCACGCTGGTCGGCACCGCCACCCTGTGGGGCATCGACACCCACAACCGGTCGGCGCACATCGGCCTCGGACTGCTCCCGTCCGCGCGCGGGAAGGGCTACGGCACGGACGTGGTCGCGGTGCTGTGCCATTACGGATTCGTCGTGCGCGGCCTCCAGCGGCTGCAGATCGAGACGCTGGCGGACAACACCGCGATGCTGCGCTCCGCCGAGCGCAACGGCTTCGTCCGCGAGGGCGTCCTGCGCTGCGCCGCCTGGGTGCTGGGCGAGTTCCTCGACGAGGTGCTGCTCGGGCTCCTCGCCCGGGACTGGAAGCCGGACGCGGCGGCATAG
- a CDS encoding MMPL family transporter: MGRRPVTVRLARWSAEHPWRAIALWVVFVAVCFVGGNAAGLNEATDDDQAIGEFGRAQLIVDSGGFHEPATENVLITPRSGTLDPAAAKAAADDAAARLRQVDGVASVGAPMPSRDGNAVLVPITMSGDPETASDRVQPLRDTTAKVQESHPALRVEQVGGPSIGQALDDTLGKDFKRAELLSLPVTLAILIIAFGALIAAGVPVLLALSSVAAAMGLSTLASHLVPATDTTASVILLIGMAVGVDYSLFYVRREREERAKGRSGLDAVEIAAETSGHAVVVSGTAVIISMAGLLLAQDAIFSSLAVGSILVVAVAVIGSLTVLPALLARLGRWVDRPRVPLLWRLTAPRVGRHGQPARPRFWPAVLKPALRAPLATLVVSVGLLLALAAPALGMKLKFPGMEDVPRTTAAMQAYDRLTAAFPSNGTSHTVAVRAPAEQADRVKAALTGLAGRAAADPLFAPAEGDGPKIQVSADRRVSVLEVATPYASRTDEASRSLHELRQDLVPAALGGIPGVEYAVGGGVAASEDYADHIWAKLPLVAAFVLALTFLVMAWTFRSVVVALTSILLNLLSAGAAYGLLVLVFQGDWAEGLLGFTSMDAIVTWLPMFLFVVLFGLSMDYHVFVVSRIREGIRQGMSNKDAVAYGITSSAGVVTSAAIVMVGVFSIFATLSTIDFKQLGIGLAAAILLDATIIRAVVLPSLMTLLGDANWWAPRFLRGRAATPPAEPPAPAPELVGAR, from the coding sequence ATGGGCAGGCGACCGGTGACCGTGCGGCTGGCACGGTGGAGTGCGGAGCACCCGTGGCGCGCCATCGCGCTCTGGGTGGTGTTCGTGGCGGTGTGCTTCGTCGGCGGCAACGCCGCCGGCCTGAACGAGGCGACCGACGACGACCAGGCGATCGGCGAGTTCGGGCGGGCCCAGCTGATCGTCGACAGTGGCGGCTTCCACGAGCCGGCCACCGAGAACGTGCTGATCACGCCCCGCTCGGGCACGCTGGACCCGGCCGCCGCGAAGGCCGCCGCCGACGACGCGGCGGCCCGGCTCCGGCAGGTCGACGGGGTGGCCTCGGTGGGCGCGCCCATGCCGTCCCGGGACGGCAACGCCGTGCTCGTGCCGATCACCATGTCGGGCGACCCGGAGACCGCCTCCGACCGGGTGCAGCCGCTGCGCGACACCACCGCGAAGGTCCAGGAGTCGCACCCGGCGCTGCGGGTCGAGCAGGTCGGCGGCCCGTCGATCGGCCAGGCGCTCGATGACACCCTCGGCAAGGACTTCAAGCGGGCCGAGCTGCTCAGCCTGCCGGTCACCCTGGCCATCCTGATCATCGCGTTCGGCGCGCTCATCGCGGCCGGCGTGCCGGTGCTGCTCGCGCTCTCCTCGGTGGCCGCCGCCATGGGCCTCTCCACCCTCGCCTCGCACCTGGTGCCGGCCACCGACACGACGGCCAGCGTCATCCTGCTGATCGGCATGGCGGTCGGCGTGGACTACTCGCTGTTCTACGTCCGCCGGGAACGCGAGGAACGGGCCAAGGGGCGCTCCGGGCTGGACGCCGTGGAGATCGCGGCGGAGACCTCCGGGCACGCCGTGGTGGTCTCCGGCACCGCCGTGATCATCTCGATGGCCGGGCTGCTGCTCGCCCAGGACGCCATCTTCTCGTCGCTGGCCGTCGGCTCCATCCTGGTGGTCGCGGTCGCCGTGATCGGCTCGCTGACCGTGCTGCCGGCGCTCCTGGCCCGGCTGGGCCGCTGGGTCGACCGGCCCCGGGTGCCGCTGCTGTGGCGCCTCACCGCCCCGCGCGTCGGGCGGCACGGCCAGCCGGCCCGGCCCCGGTTCTGGCCGGCCGTGCTGAAGCCGGCGCTCCGCGCGCCACTGGCCACCCTGGTGGTCTCGGTCGGGCTGCTGCTCGCCCTGGCCGCCCCGGCGCTCGGCATGAAGCTGAAGTTCCCCGGCATGGAGGACGTGCCCCGCACCACCGCGGCCATGCAGGCGTACGACCGGCTCACCGCGGCCTTCCCGAGCAACGGCACCAGCCACACCGTGGCGGTGCGGGCGCCCGCCGAGCAGGCCGACCGGGTGAAGGCCGCGCTCACCGGCCTGGCCGGCCGGGCCGCCGCCGACCCGCTCTTCGCGCCGGCCGAGGGGGACGGCCCGAAGATCCAGGTGTCGGCCGACCGGCGGGTGTCGGTGCTGGAGGTGGCCACCCCGTACGCCAGCCGCACCGACGAGGCGTCCCGCTCCCTGCACGAGCTGCGCCAGGACCTCGTCCCGGCCGCGCTGGGCGGCATCCCCGGCGTCGAGTACGCGGTCGGCGGCGGCGTGGCGGCCAGCGAGGACTACGCGGACCACATCTGGGCGAAGCTGCCCCTGGTGGCGGCCTTCGTGCTGGCGCTGACCTTCCTCGTGATGGCGTGGACGTTCCGCTCGGTGGTGGTGGCGCTCACCTCGATCCTGCTGAACCTGCTCTCCGCCGGGGCCGCGTACGGCCTGCTGGTGCTGGTCTTCCAGGGCGACTGGGCGGAGGGGCTGCTCGGCTTCACGTCGATGGACGCGATCGTCACCTGGCTGCCGATGTTCCTGTTCGTGGTGCTGTTCGGGCTCTCCATGGACTACCACGTGTTCGTGGTCAGCCGGATCCGGGAGGGCATCCGCCAGGGGATGTCGAACAAGGACGCGGTGGCGTACGGGATCACGTCGTCGGCGGGCGTGGTGACCAGCGCGGCGATCGTCATGGTCGGGGTGTTCTCGATCTTCGCGACGCTGAGCACCATCGACTTCAAGCAGCTCGGCATCGGGCTGGCCGCGGCGATCCTGCTGGACGCCACGATCATCCGGGCGGTGGTGCTGCCCTCGCTGATGACCCTGCTTGGCGACGCGAACTGGTGGGCGCCGCGGTTCCTGCGCGGCCGAGCGGCGACCCCGCCGGCCGAGCCGCCCGCGCCCGCACCGGAGCTGGTCGGCGCCCGCTGA
- a CDS encoding ABC transporter ATP-binding protein — protein sequence MIELRELTKRYGGRVAVDGLSVRVQPGVVTGFLGPNGSGKSTTMRMILGLDAPDRGEALIGGVRYRNLSWPLRTVGALLDAGAFHPGRSARAHLTALAASNDIPGSRVEQVLRIVGLADAATRRAGTYSLGMRQRLGVAVALLGDPGVLLLDEPVNGLDPEGIRWIRDLLRGLAAEGRTVFVSSHLIAEMALTADRLVVIGRGRLLVETTVAELAAGDDSLEDAFFRLTSQATDYRGVGAS from the coding sequence GTGATCGAACTACGTGAACTGACCAAACGCTATGGCGGCCGGGTCGCCGTCGACGGGTTGAGCGTCCGGGTCCAGCCGGGGGTGGTGACCGGGTTCCTCGGCCCCAACGGATCCGGCAAGTCGACGACGATGCGGATGATCCTCGGCCTGGACGCCCCGGACCGTGGCGAGGCACTGATCGGTGGCGTCCGGTACCGGAACCTGAGCTGGCCGTTGAGGACGGTCGGCGCGCTCCTCGACGCCGGAGCGTTCCATCCCGGCCGCAGCGCCCGGGCGCACCTGACCGCCCTGGCCGCGAGCAACGACATCCCCGGTTCCCGGGTGGAGCAGGTGCTGCGCATCGTCGGTCTCGCCGACGCGGCGACGCGGCGCGCCGGCACGTACTCGCTCGGCATGCGCCAGCGGCTCGGCGTCGCGGTGGCCCTGCTCGGCGACCCGGGCGTCCTCCTGCTCGACGAGCCGGTCAACGGACTGGATCCGGAGGGCATCCGCTGGATCCGGGACCTGCTGCGCGGACTCGCCGCCGAAGGCCGGACGGTGTTCGTGTCCAGCCACCTGATCGCCGAGATGGCGCTGACCGCGGACCGGCTGGTGGTCATCGGCCGTGGGCGGCTGCTGGTCGAGACGACCGTCGCCGAACTCGCGGCCGGCGACGACAGCCTGGAGGACGCCTTCTTCCGGCTCACCTCGCAGGCCACCGACTATCGCGGAGTGGGAGCGTCATGA
- a CDS encoding response regulator transcription factor, which produces MRVVIAEDAAMMREGLVRLLTDRGFEVCAAVADAEALRSAVAAAVPDVAIIDIRMPPTHTDEGLRAAIDIRRDHPGVGVLVFSQYVETRYATRLLADRPSGVGYLLKDRVADVADFVDALTRVASGGTALDPEVVGHLMRAGQDTAGVASLTPREREVLALMAEGRSNAGIAAALVITPGVVEKHVANIFAKLGLPSSDSDNRRVLAVLRHVGG; this is translated from the coding sequence ATGCGGGTGGTGATCGCGGAGGATGCCGCGATGATGCGAGAAGGCCTGGTCCGGCTGCTCACCGACCGCGGGTTCGAGGTGTGCGCGGCGGTGGCCGACGCGGAGGCGTTGCGGTCCGCGGTCGCCGCCGCCGTACCGGACGTGGCCATCATCGACATCCGGATGCCACCGACGCACACCGACGAGGGGCTGCGCGCCGCGATCGACATCCGGCGCGACCATCCCGGAGTCGGTGTGCTGGTGTTCTCGCAGTACGTGGAGACCCGCTACGCGACCCGCCTGCTCGCCGATCGGCCGAGCGGCGTCGGATACCTGCTCAAGGACCGCGTCGCCGACGTCGCCGATTTCGTGGACGCGCTGACCCGGGTGGCATCCGGTGGCACCGCGCTCGATCCGGAGGTGGTCGGCCACCTGATGCGGGCCGGGCAGGACACGGCCGGGGTGGCGTCGCTGACCCCGCGGGAGCGCGAGGTGCTCGCGCTGATGGCCGAGGGACGATCCAACGCCGGGATCGCGGCGGCTCTCGTCATCACGCCCGGAGTCGTGGAGAAGCACGTGGCGAACATCTTCGCGAAACTCGGTCTACCGTCCTCGGACAGCGACAACCGCCGGGTCCTGGCCGTGCTCCGCCACGTCGGCGGCTGA
- a CDS encoding sensor histidine kinase, with product MTALRAPFTTLALRRAVFCVAGVVSAAAILTAPAIVPALGVLVLWATGALSDRPAPAVAPMFLVLFPLTVALLVGLAAPIGRAMGAVHRSLADRLLDVRVDAPPPRVSKRIGAVVADGPGWRAVGYGLLKVPLAIPEGYGAFCYVFGLVNLSYPVWWPLFRNHPAGTRLGPVWALTPFGTIGARTFAGTFLIAAAGLAMLLVAPWLMRAGTTADLAALRRLLGPRRLAERVRELQVTRARAIDDAATMMRRLERDLHDGAQIRLATLAMNLGMATEKLGVDGPPPDLAQARELVALAHRGAKDALGDLRDLVRGIHPPVLDNGLGDALATLATSSAIPVAVTVDLPDRPAPAIETIAYFCAAELLANAAKHSRATRVGLAVAGSGERLTLTVEDDGVGGADPDGPGLSGLARRIAVVDGRMRVHSPPGGPTRVGIELPTHA from the coding sequence ATGACCGCGTTGCGCGCCCCGTTCACCACGCTGGCCCTGCGCCGGGCGGTGTTCTGCGTCGCCGGCGTGGTCAGCGCGGCCGCGATCCTGACCGCACCGGCGATCGTGCCGGCCCTGGGCGTCCTCGTCCTCTGGGCGACCGGCGCCCTGTCCGACCGGCCCGCACCGGCCGTCGCACCGATGTTCCTGGTCCTGTTCCCGCTCACCGTCGCGCTCCTGGTCGGGCTGGCCGCCCCGATCGGGCGCGCGATGGGAGCCGTGCACCGCTCACTCGCGGACCGGCTGCTCGACGTGCGCGTGGACGCCCCGCCGCCCCGGGTCTCGAAGCGGATCGGCGCCGTGGTCGCCGACGGACCGGGCTGGCGCGCCGTCGGGTACGGCCTGCTCAAGGTGCCACTGGCCATCCCCGAGGGCTACGGCGCGTTCTGCTACGTGTTCGGCCTGGTCAACCTCAGCTACCCGGTGTGGTGGCCGCTGTTCCGCAACCACCCGGCCGGAACGCGGCTCGGGCCGGTGTGGGCGCTCACGCCGTTCGGCACCATCGGCGCGCGGACGTTCGCCGGGACGTTCCTCATCGCCGCGGCCGGCCTCGCCATGCTGCTGGTCGCGCCGTGGCTGATGCGGGCCGGTACGACGGCGGACCTCGCCGCGCTGCGCCGGCTGCTCGGTCCGCGCCGGCTCGCCGAGCGGGTACGCGAACTGCAGGTCACCCGGGCCCGCGCGATCGACGACGCGGCCACGATGATGCGCAGGCTGGAACGGGACCTGCACGACGGCGCGCAGATCCGGCTCGCCACGCTGGCGATGAACCTGGGCATGGCGACCGAGAAGCTCGGTGTCGACGGCCCGCCACCCGACCTCGCCCAGGCCCGCGAGCTGGTCGCGCTCGCCCACCGGGGAGCGAAGGACGCCCTCGGCGACCTGCGCGACCTGGTGCGCGGGATCCACCCGCCGGTCCTCGACAACGGTCTCGGCGACGCCCTGGCGACGCTCGCGACGAGCAGCGCCATCCCGGTCGCGGTGACGGTCGACCTGCCCGACCGCCCGGCACCCGCCATCGAGACCATCGCCTACTTCTGCGCCGCCGAGCTGCTCGCGAACGCGGCCAAACACAGCCGGGCGACCCGCGTCGGGCTCGCCGTCGCCGGATCCGGCGAGCGCCTGACGCTGACCGTCGAGGACGACGGCGTCGGCGGGGCGGACCCGGACGGCCCCGGCCTGTCCGGCCTGGCCCGCCGCATCGCCGTCGTGGACGGCCGGATGCGCGTGCACAGTCCGCCCGGCGGTCCGACCCGGGTCGGCATCGAGCTGCCCACCCACGCGTGA
- a CDS encoding ABC transporter permease subunit, which yields MNGYGFRHVARMERIKLRSVRSTWWLAIASVVSMAAAGVGVGLGYRSHTPVATAAQILNNSLGGAILAQLLLGALGVLMVTGEYGSGMIRSTFAAVPRRRSVLAAKVAVCGGAALTVGLIASFAGYLGGQLAIRGTAIPAASLGDPPILRAVVLTGVYLGATALIGVGIGAIVRHSGAAIGTLFGLMFVPMIVAGLFGESGIAVGRFVPLLMLLNSIAVTSPIPGLFAGWISVLLMCGYAAVVIVCGGVLLRWRDA from the coding sequence ATGAACGGTTACGGATTCCGGCACGTGGCCCGGATGGAGCGGATCAAGCTGCGGAGTGTCCGGTCGACGTGGTGGCTGGCGATCGCGTCGGTGGTCTCGATGGCCGCGGCCGGGGTCGGGGTGGGGCTCGGGTACCGATCGCACACCCCGGTCGCCACGGCCGCCCAGATCCTGAACAACAGCCTCGGCGGCGCCATTCTGGCCCAGTTGCTCCTCGGCGCGCTCGGCGTCCTGATGGTGACCGGCGAATACGGCAGCGGGATGATCCGCTCGACGTTCGCCGCCGTCCCGCGGCGGCGGAGCGTCCTGGCCGCGAAGGTCGCCGTGTGCGGCGGCGCGGCGCTCACCGTCGGCCTGATCGCGAGCTTCGCCGGCTATCTGGGCGGGCAGCTCGCGATCCGCGGCACCGCCATCCCGGCCGCCTCCCTCGGCGACCCGCCGATCCTGCGCGCCGTCGTGCTGACCGGCGTGTACCTGGGCGCCACCGCGCTGATCGGGGTCGGCATCGGGGCGATCGTGCGGCACTCGGGCGCCGCGATCGGCACGCTGTTCGGTCTGATGTTCGTCCCGATGATCGTGGCCGGCCTGTTCGGCGAGAGCGGAATCGCGGTCGGCCGCTTCGTCCCGCTGCTGATGCTGCTCAACTCGATCGCGGTGACCTCGCCCATACCCGGGTTGTTCGCCGGCTGGATCAGCGTGCTGCTGATGTGCGGGTACGCGGCGGTGGTGATCGTGTGCGGGGGCGTGCTGCTCCGCTGGCGCGACGCGTGA
- the mutM gene encoding bifunctional DNA-formamidopyrimidine glycosylase/DNA-(apurinic or apyrimidinic site) lyase: protein MPELPEVETVRQGLAQWVVGRRISAVEVRHPRAVRRHEPGGEHFADVLTGRTITDVRRRGKYLWLPLDSGDAIIGHLGMSGQLLLQPVGAADELHLRVRFRFADDGPELRFVDQRTFGGLSVSEGGAELPAEIAHIARDPMDPEFSDAGFVAALRKRRTEVKRALLDQTLISGVGNIYADEALWRAKLHGARPTDALSAPAATRLLGHVRDVLGEAIKQGGTSFDELYVNVNGESGYFDRSLNAYGREGEPCPRCGAPIRREAFMNRSSYSCPRCQPRPRGTLRG from the coding sequence GTGCCTGAGCTGCCCGAGGTCGAGACCGTCCGGCAGGGGCTGGCCCAGTGGGTCGTCGGCCGGCGGATCAGCGCCGTCGAGGTGCGCCACCCCCGGGCGGTCCGCCGGCACGAGCCGGGCGGCGAGCACTTCGCCGACGTGCTGACCGGCCGGACGATCACCGACGTGCGGCGCCGGGGCAAGTACCTGTGGCTGCCGCTGGACAGCGGGGACGCCATCATCGGGCACCTCGGCATGTCCGGCCAGCTGCTGCTCCAGCCGGTCGGTGCGGCCGACGAGCTGCACCTGCGGGTCCGGTTCCGGTTCGCCGACGACGGCCCGGAGCTGCGCTTCGTCGACCAGCGCACGTTCGGCGGGCTGTCGGTCTCGGAGGGCGGGGCGGAGCTGCCGGCCGAGATCGCGCACATCGCCCGGGACCCCATGGACCCGGAGTTCTCCGACGCCGGCTTCGTGGCCGCGCTGCGGAAGCGGCGCACCGAGGTGAAGCGGGCGCTGCTCGACCAGACGCTGATCTCCGGCGTCGGCAACATCTACGCCGACGAGGCGCTCTGGCGGGCCAAGCTGCACGGCGCCCGGCCGACCGACGCGCTGAGCGCCCCGGCGGCCACCCGGCTGCTCGGCCACGTCCGGGACGTGCTCGGCGAGGCGATCAAGCAGGGCGGGACCAGCTTCGACGAGCTGTACGTGAACGTCAACGGCGAGAGCGGCTACTTCGACCGGTCGCTGAACGCGTACGGCCGGGAGGGGGAGCCCTGCCCGCGGTGCGGGGCGCCGATCCGGCGCGAGGCGTTCATGAACCGGTCGTCCTACAGTTGCCCGCGCTGCCAGCCCCGCCCCCGGGGGACCCTCCGGGGATGA
- a CDS encoding endo alpha-1,4 polygalactosaminidase, whose product MRIRPAWAVSPRPVRVRRRGPRRGFAVVLTVLLLAPAAACREPLVPPGAPTPWPTAQARQWQWQWQLTGPVDVTVEADVFLLDPVRTTAAETGALRARHRRLVCQVRVGTYVTGDPDASRFPAAVRGAAVPGRPDSRWLDVRRWDSLEPVLADRFRLCRGKGFGAVALDDADGYLHRPGFPLTFDDQLVFNRRVAALARRLDLSPGLVDDLPQVAALAPDFDFAVNQECVRRGGCDKLLPFVDADKPVFHVEYTGDPAEFCVTTVGYGFASILKDRTLDAWREPCALP is encoded by the coding sequence ATGCGGATCCGGCCGGCGTGGGCCGTGTCGCCCCGGCCGGTCCGCGTCCGCCGACGTGGGCCGCGCCGGGGCTTCGCGGTGGTGCTGACGGTGCTGCTGCTCGCCCCGGCGGCGGCCTGCCGGGAGCCGCTCGTCCCGCCCGGTGCGCCCACCCCGTGGCCGACCGCGCAGGCCCGGCAGTGGCAGTGGCAGTGGCAGCTCACCGGTCCGGTGGACGTCACCGTCGAGGCCGACGTCTTCCTGCTCGACCCGGTGCGCACCACCGCCGCCGAGACGGGTGCGCTGCGCGCCCGCCACCGCCGCCTGGTGTGCCAGGTCCGGGTCGGCACCTACGTGACCGGTGACCCGGACGCCAGCCGCTTCCCGGCGGCGGTACGCGGGGCGGCGGTACCGGGCCGGCCGGACAGCCGGTGGCTGGACGTCCGCCGGTGGGACTCGCTGGAACCGGTGCTGGCCGACCGGTTCCGGCTCTGCCGGGGCAAGGGCTTCGGCGCGGTGGCGCTCGACGACGCCGACGGCTACCTGCACCGCCCCGGCTTCCCGCTCACCTTCGACGACCAGCTGGTGTTCAACCGCCGTGTCGCCGCACTGGCCCGACGGCTGGACCTCTCCCCCGGGCTGGTCGACGACCTGCCGCAGGTGGCGGCGCTCGCCCCCGACTTCGACTTCGCGGTCAACCAGGAGTGCGTCCGCCGGGGCGGGTGCGACAAGCTGCTCCCGTTCGTCGACGCGGACAAGCCGGTCTTCCACGTCGAGTACACCGGCGACCCGGCCGAGTTCTGCGTCACCACGGTCGGCTACGGCTTCGCCTCGATCCTCAAGGACCGCACCCTCGACGCGTGGCGCGAACCCTGCGCGCTGCCCTGA
- a CDS encoding MFS transporter, which yields MSTDVRTGTVRTNVPARLDRLPWSRWHWMIVIGLGTVWILDGLEVTIVGNLSGKLAEPGSGLSITQSQVTGLAAALYVAGACTGALFFGWLTDRFGRKKLFLLTLGLYLVATAMTALAFDTWWFFLFRFLTGMGIGGEYAAINSAIDELIPARHRGRIDIIINGTFWLGAALGALLTVPLLNGLPTNLGWRVAFGLGAVLGVVILLVRRHVPESPRWLFIHGRADEANHLVDSVEAEVKRETGKDLTEADNWIEIKQRKSTNFLEIARTLFARYPKRATLGFALFIGQAFLYNAITFGFAQILQTFFDVPPGNSGYYFAVIAVGNLLGPLLLGRLFDTVGRVPMIAGSYIGSGVLLLGTAWLFHSGVLTAVTMTACWCVVLFFASAGASAAYLTVSEIFPMETRAMAIAFFYAIGTAAGGITGPLLFAKLVGTGKVGDTVVAFVVGAAVMIIGGLVELTLGVRAEGKSLEELATPLSAEHAGVPAQRGAGAPAPVTGGAPG from the coding sequence ATGAGCACCGACGTGCGGACCGGCACCGTACGGACCAACGTCCCGGCCCGCCTGGACCGGCTGCCGTGGTCCCGCTGGCACTGGATGATCGTGATCGGCCTCGGCACGGTGTGGATCCTCGACGGCCTCGAGGTGACCATCGTCGGCAACCTGTCCGGCAAGCTGGCCGAGCCGGGCAGCGGCCTGAGCATCACCCAGAGCCAGGTCACCGGCCTGGCCGCCGCGCTCTACGTGGCGGGCGCCTGCACCGGCGCGCTCTTCTTCGGCTGGCTCACCGACCGGTTCGGGCGCAAGAAGCTGTTCCTGCTGACCCTCGGGCTCTACCTGGTCGCCACCGCGATGACCGCGCTCGCGTTCGACACCTGGTGGTTCTTCCTGTTCCGGTTCCTCACCGGCATGGGCATCGGCGGCGAGTACGCGGCCATCAACTCGGCGATCGACGAGCTGATCCCGGCGCGGCACCGCGGCCGCATCGACATCATCATCAACGGCACCTTCTGGCTCGGCGCGGCGCTCGGCGCGCTGCTGACCGTGCCGCTGCTCAACGGCCTGCCGACCAACCTCGGCTGGCGGGTGGCGTTCGGGCTGGGCGCCGTGCTCGGCGTGGTGATCCTGCTGGTCCGCCGGCACGTCCCGGAGAGCCCCCGGTGGTTGTTCATCCACGGCCGGGCCGACGAGGCGAACCATCTCGTCGACTCGGTCGAGGCGGAGGTGAAGCGGGAGACCGGCAAGGACCTCACCGAGGCGGACAACTGGATCGAGATCAAGCAGCGGAAGAGCACCAACTTCCTGGAGATCGCCAGGACCCTGTTCGCCCGCTACCCGAAGCGCGCCACGCTGGGCTTCGCGCTCTTCATCGGGCAGGCGTTCCTCTACAACGCGATCACCTTCGGCTTCGCGCAGATCCTGCAGACGTTCTTCGACGTCCCGCCGGGCAACAGCGGCTACTACTTCGCGGTGATCGCGGTCGGCAACCTGCTCGGCCCGCTGCTGCTGGGCAGGCTCTTCGACACCGTCGGCCGGGTGCCGATGATCGCCGGCTCGTACATCGGCTCGGGCGTGCTGCTGCTGGGCACCGCCTGGCTGTTCCACTCGGGCGTGCTCACCGCGGTCACCATGACCGCCTGCTGGTGCGTGGTGCTGTTCTTCGCCTCCGCCGGCGCCAGCGCCGCGTACCTGACGGTCAGCGAGATCTTCCCCATGGAGACCCGGGCCATGGCCATCGCGTTCTTCTACGCGATCGGCACCGCCGCCGGCGGCATCACCGGCCCGCTGCTCTTCGCCAAGCTGGTCGGCACCGGCAAGGTCGGCGACACGGTGGTCGCGTTCGTGGTCGGCGCCGCCGTCATGATCATCGGTGGCCTCGTGGAGCTGACCCTCGGCGTGAGGGCCGAGGGGAAGTCCCTGGAGGAACTGGCCACCCCGCTCAGCGCCGAGCACGCCGGCGTCCCGGCGCAGCGCGGCGCCGGCGCTCCCGCCCCGGTCACCGGCGGCGCCCCCGGCTGA